The following proteins come from a genomic window of Lolium rigidum isolate FL_2022 chromosome 5, APGP_CSIRO_Lrig_0.1, whole genome shotgun sequence:
- the LOC124658016 gene encoding probable calcium-transporting ATPase 9, plasma membrane-type, producing MEKYLQENFEVASKNPSEEAQRRWRSAVGTLVKNRRRRFRHVPDLDERQENHAKRRSVQEKIRVALYVQQAAITFIGGAKKKEYQLTEDIIKAGFSINPEELASITSKHDLKALKMHGGVDGISKKVRSAFDRGVSATDLDTRQSIYGVNRYAEKPSRSFWSFVWDALQDTTLIILMVCALLSVVVGLASEGWPKGMYDGVGIILSILLVVMVTAASDYKQSLQFKELDNEKKNIFIHVTRDGGRQKISIYDLVVGDIVHLSIGDQVPADGLFIHGYSLLIDESSLSGESEPVYTSTDKPFILAGTKVQDGSAKMIVTAVGMRTEWGKLMSTLSEGGEDETPLQVKLNGVATIIGKIGLVFATLTFVVLMARFLIEKGTTVGLSKWYSADALTIVNYFATAVTIIVVAVPEGLPLAVTLSLAFAMKKLMNDKALVRHLAACETMGSAGTICTDKTGTLTTNHMVVDKIWIAELSKSVTGNTSIEDLNSSISSSAWSLLLQGIFENTSAEMVKGDDDKQIVLGTPTEIAIFEYGLSLQGYSDAEDMSCTKVKVEPFNSVKKKMAVLVSLPGGTYRWFCKGASEIIVEMCDKVIDQDGDVIPLSDDRRKDIMDTIYSFASDALRTLCLAFKDVDDFDENADSPASGFTLIIIFGIKDPVRPGVKEAVQSCITAGIMVRMVTGDNINTAKAIAKECGILTDDGIAIEGPDFRNKSPEELRDLIPKIQVMARSLPLDKHMLVTNLRGMFQEVVAVTGDGTNDAPALHEADIGLAMGIAGTEVAKESADVIVLDDNFTTIINVARWGRAVYINIQKFVQFQLTVNIVALVINFVSACITGSAPLTAVQLLWVNMIMDTLGALALATEPPNDEMMKRPPVGRGESFITKVMWRNIIGQSIYQLVVLGVLMFGGEKLLNINGPDSKTIINTLIFNSFVFCQVFNEVNSREMEKLNIFRDIIGNWVFIGVITATVVFQVVIIEFLGTFASTVPLSWQHWLVSVGIGSISLIIAVILKCIPVKSGDASASPNGYKQLASGPDDV from the exons ATGGAGAAgtacctgcaggagaacttcgagGTTGCGTCCAAGAACCCCTCCGAGGAGGCGCAGCGGCGGTGGCGctccgccgtcggcacgctcgtcAAGAACCGGCGCCGTCGCTTCCGCCACGTGCCAGACCTCGACGAGCGCCAGGAGAACCATGCCAAGCGCCGCTCCGTCCAG GAAAAAATCCGGGTTGCCCTCTATGTGCAGCAGGCTGCAATCACTTTCATTGGTG GTGCCAAGAAGAAAGAGTACCAGCTAACAGAGGATATAATCAAAGCTGGGTTTTCCATCAATCCCGAAGAACTGGCATCAATAACAAGCAAGCATGACTTGAAAGCTTTAAAGATGCATGGTGGTGTAGATGGTATATCCAAAAAAGTACGTTCAGCATTCGACCGTGGTGTATCTGCCACTGATTTGGATACAAGACAAAGCATATATGGTGTCAATCGCTACGCTGAAAAACCTTCAAGAAGTTTCTGGAGTTTTGTCTGGGATGCATTGCAGGACACGACCCTTATCATTCTGATGGTATGTGCTTTGTTATCTGTTGTAGTTGGATTGGCATCTGAAGGTTGGCCTAAGGGCATGTATGATGGCGTGGGGATAATACTCAGCATTCTCTTGGTTGTGATGGTTACTGCTGCCAGTGACTATAAGCAATCGCTCCAGTTCAAGGAGCTAGATAATGAAAAGAAGAACATATTTATCCATGTAACGAGAGATGGTGGTCGACAGAAGATCTCGATATATGATTTGGTAGTTGGTGATATTGTGCATTTATCTATTGGAGACCAAGTGCCTGCTGACGGACTATTCATACATGGATACTCCCTTTTGATAGATGAATCCAGCTTATCAGGTGAGAGCGAGCCAGTGTATACTTCTACAGATAAACCATTCATCTTGGCAGGAACTAAAGTGCAAGATGGTTCTGCTAAGATGATAGTAACTGCTGTCGGTATGCGCACTGAATGGGGAAAGCTGATGAGCACTTTGAGTGAGGGAGGAGAGGACGAGACACCATTGCAGGTTAAACTAAATGGAGTTGCGACCATTATAGGAAAGATTGGGCTGGTATTTGCCACACTAACATTCGTAGTCCTGATGGCAAGATTCCTTATTGAAAAGGGTACAACAGTTGGTCTGTCCAAATGGTATTCTGCTGATGCCTTGACTATAGTAAACTACTTTGCAACAGCGGTTACTATTATTGTTGTTGCTGTTCCCGAAGGGTTGCCGTTGGCTGTTACTTTGAGCCTTGCATTTGCAATGAAGAAGTTAATGAATGACAAAGCGCTTGTCAGACACCTTGCAGCATGTGAAACAATGGGATCTGCTGGCACCATTTGCACAGACAAAACGGGTACTTTGACTACTAACCATATGGTGGTTGACAAAATTTGGATAGCTGAGCTTTCAAAGTCAGTCACAGGTAACACTAGTATTGAAGATCTGAACTCTTCAATTTCTTCAAGCGCATGGAGCCTACTTTTGCAGGGCATTTTTGAGAACACTAGTGCAGAGATGGTCAAAGGAGATGATGATAAACAAATTGTTTTGGGCACCCCAACTGAAATAGCGATATTCGAATATGGCTTGAGCTTGCAAGGATATAGTGATGCCGAGGACATGAGCTGCACCAAGGTTAAGGTTGAGCCTTTCAATTCAGTCAAGAAGAAGATGGCAGTATTGGTTTCTTTACCTGGTGGCACATACCGTTGGTTCTGCAAAGGTGCATCAGAAATTATTGTTGAGATGTGTGACAAGGTGATTGATCAAGATGGGGATGTTATTCCCTTGTCAGATGATCGTAGAAAGGACATCATGGATACTATCTACTCATTTGCTTCAGATGCTCTAAGGACATTGTGCCTGGCGTTTAAGGATGTGGATGATTTTGATGAGAATGCAGATAGTCCTGCTAGTGGATTTACTCTGATAATCATATTTGGCATCAAGGACCCTGTGCGCCCTGGAGTGAAGGAAGCTGTTCAGAGCTGTATAACTGCTGGTATCATGGTGAGAATGGTGACTGGTGATAATATCAATACAGCTAAAGCTATAGCCAAAGAGTGTGGCATATTGACTGATGATGGAATAGCAATAGAAGGGCCAGATTTCCGTAACAAGAGCCCGGAGGAATTGAGGGACTTGATACCTAAGATTCAG GTCATGGCTCGTTCATTACCATTGGACAAACATATGCTTGTGACAAACTTGAGAGGTATGTTTCAAGAGGTTGTTGCTGTGACAGGTGATGGTACAAATGATGCTCCTGCATTACACGAAGCAGATATTGGGCTTGCTATGGGCATTGCAGGCACAGAG GTTGCGAAGGAGAGTGCCGATGTCATAGTGCTCGATGACAATTTCACAACAATCATAAATGTTGCAAGGTGGGGTCGTGCGGTTTACATAAACATCCAGAAGTTTGTGCAGTTTCAGTTGACTGTGAACATTGTTGCTTTAGTGATCAACTTTGTCTCAGCATGCATCACAG GGAGCGCTCCTCTCACTGCTGTGCAGCTGCTCTGGGTGAACATGATTATGGATACACTAGGAGCTTTAGCTCTGGCAACTGAGCCTCCAAATGATGAAATGATGAAGAGGCCGCCTGTTGGGCGAGGTGAAAGTTTCATTACCAAGGTCATGTGGAGAAACATCATTGGGCAAAGTATATATCAGTTGGTTGTACTTGGCGTTCTCATGTTCGGCGGCGAAAAACTTCTGAACATCAATGGTCCAGATTCCAAGACCATTATCAATACGCTCATATTCAACTCCTTCGTGTTTTGCCAG GTATTCAACGAAGTAAACAGCAGGGAAATGGAGAAGCTAAACATTTTCCGTGATATCATTGGCAATTGGGTCTTCATCGGGGTCATAACCGCGACGGTGGTGTTCCAAGTGGTGATCATTGAGTTTCTCGGGACCTTTGCCAGCACAGTTCCACTCAGTTGGCAGCACTGGTTAGTAAGCGTAGGTATAGGATCCATCAGCCTGATTATTGCAGTTATCTTGAAGTGCATACCAGTTAAATCCGGTGATGCGTCTGCAAGTCCGAATGGTTACAAGCAACTTGCCAGCGGTCCTGATGACGTGTAG
- the LOC124658015 gene encoding calcium-binding protein CBP-like: protein MSGYPYGGAAGGYGPPPPYGSSPAPSAPPYGDKPPKEGKTSSSAASPPYYGAPPQHSYGASGGGYGAPPQPQSYGGAGGYGAPPSSQPQSYGGGYGAPSSQPQSYGGGGYGAPPSGQSYGAPPPSSSPYGAPPPTATPYGGGGGYGSPFAALVPSAFPPGTDPNVVACFQAADRDGSGAIDDKELQSALSGYNQSFSIRTVHLLMYLFTNSNVRRIGPKEFTSVFYSLQNWRSIFERFDRDRSGKIDASELRDALLSLGYSVSPTVLDLLVSKFDKTGGMSKAVEYDNFIECCLTVKGLTEKFKEKDTTYSGSATFSYEAFMLTVLPFIIA from the exons ATGTCCGGCTACCCCtacggcggcgccgccggaggCTACGGGCCCCCGCCGCCCTACGGCTCCTCCCCGGCCCCCTCCGCCCCGCCCTACGGCGACAAGCCCCCCAAGGAAGGcaagacctcctcctccgccgcctccccacCCTACTACGGCGCCCCGCCCCAGCACTCCTACGGCGCCAGCGGCGGCGGCTACGGGGCCCCGCCCCAGCCCCAGTCctacggcggcgccggcggataCGGCGCCCCGCCCTCCAGCCAGCCCCAGTCCTACGGCGGTGGATACGGGGCGCCCTCCAGCCAGCCCCAATCCTACGGCGGGGGCGGGTACGGGGCCCCGCCCTCGGGCCAGTCCTACGGCgccccgccgccctcctcctcaccGTACGGGGCGCCGCCTCCAACGGCGACGccgtacggcggcggcggcggctacgggAGCCCGTTCGCGGCGCTCGTCCCCTCCGCGTTCCCGCCGGGCACCGACCCCAACGTCGTCGCCTGCTTCCAGGCCGCCGACCGCGACGGCAGcggcgccatcgacgacaagGAGCTGCAGTCCGCGCTCTCCGGATACAACCAGAGCTTCAGCATCCGCACCGTGCACCTACTCATGTACCTCTTCACCAACTCAAACGTCCGCAGGATCG GACCAAAGGAGTTTACTTCTGTTTTCTACAGTCTTCAGAACTGGAGG TCTATATTTGAGAGGTTTGACCGTGACCGAAGTGGTAAAATTGATGCATCAGAGCTGCGTGATGCTCTTCTCAGTTTGGGTTATTCAGTTTCTCCAACTGTGCTCGACTTGCTTGTGTCTAAATTTGACAAAACTGGAGGCATGAGCAAAGCAGTCGAATATGATAACTTTATTGA GTGCTGCCTTACAGTCAAG GGTCTGACTGAGAAGTTCAAGGAGAAAGACACGACTTACTCCGGGTCTGCAACTTTCAGTTACGAGGCATTCATGTTGACTGTGCTTCCTTTCATCATTGCCTGA